The nucleotide window agtatatagctaataatcacctcctcttctctctgggtaagcttccttgagttaggctggcaatcgcgtcgtgcaggtataccagcgcgtcggcgcGTGAGTGTCATTCGGGCGACTTCAAATGTCCGCGCAGCGTCTCTATTAGACTGGAGCTGGTTTCGGGTAGTAGCTGAGATAGCTAGCTGTATATCAGCTTCATAAGAAGGGTTTTGGGATTGTTTTGGTGGAGCCATAATTGATTGAAGTTAGGTAGATGCaaaaagttggtggggtggcccactcgcttgcctggcccactcgcttgccaTCCACGTTACCCGCAATTAGATACTGGGGAAACGAACATTCCAGTTACATTCTGCTGTAACGTAGCGAGGAGGCTGTGCATGCACCTTCTTCTACTAGACGCAGTGCAATGTTAGAGAGAGCCAATGAAAGTTTTGGCTTCATAACGTTGAGCGTTGAAGCGGCTTCTCCACGGTGAAATTCTTCAAAGGAAGGCCATGGACGGGTGCAGAGCGTCACCGTATGACAAATACTTTGCTTCGCGAAAAAATAAGCTGTACAATGCTGAAGGAGGGTAACTAGTCCTACTAACCGCCAGGAGCAATCCAAGCTTCTTTATGTGTTTCAAGCTCCATACGGCGAGTGTTGTAGTGAGATAGTACCCCTGAGGCACTGCACTAATCGTGTTATGAAGTCATGCATCACGCTCGACTCTGGGGTTGCGCAGACAAAGTTTTTGGAATATACGGCCATCTCCGTCATCAGCGTGAACCTACATCTCCGCCATCTCCTCGAAATGGTGGCGCAGCCTTGTCCCGGCGTAGATCTCAAAGGATCCCGCGTCGATCTAGACGAAAGCTGCCAGCGGTGATGTCATACGGCCAGCCAGACCTTCATCCTTGCTTCTCTAGGGTTCGATCTAGAATGGAGCGCAATAGCTTAAATTAATCCTTAACCTTTGCGTGGACCCTGATTCCCCAAAGTTGATAACTACCAAACTATCAGTTATCCCTACTTATTCAAGCTTCATTTCCGGAAGATCGACCGACCCCGCTATCGCGTACCTAACTCAGCTAGAGCGCGTGAAGCTTCACAACAACAATTCCCGCGACACCCCCAACTTACGTTGCACCACCTCTATCCAGAGAAACGAGTTACACATATAATTTGTAAAAATGGCTTCCCCTACAACAGAGATGCCGTCGCGTAGTACCACGAACAGATCAGACGACGACGCCGTTCCAGGAGAAGATACCTCAGAGGTAAGCCATCCAGAAAGATACCAAATGTCATCTTTCTAACATTTCGCAGGTCACAAAGCTATTCGCGGAGCGATTGCAAGCGTGGAAGCATGCCGTGGCCTACCTCGAAGACTACGTTACCGCGACAGAGAAGACAAACCACGCACACGGCAAAGAGTATGAGAGGGTTCTAAAGGTCGGTACTGAATGCGCAATTTGTGGATAAATTTACTAATATGCGATAGACTGTCAAAGACCCATTGAAGGAGGGTCACCACTTCGACCAATCGCTCGGCGGTATTGCAGGCATGTTTGAGAACATGCGATCCAACACCCAGGTACGTCGAACCAATGCGCGGCTATACACCTTTCTGACAAAACCAGGGCCTTTCCAATCAGCATTACGAAACAGCCAAGCAGCTTAAAGGCACCATCCTCCCCATCTTCGACCGTCTGCATACCGAGATCAAGAACAAAAGTAAGGAGCTTACAAAGGGAGCTGGCAAGGGTAGCAAGGCTGTCGACAAGGCTCGTCAACAAACACAAAAGCACATTGAGCTCCTTGGTCAGTACACGGCGACCTTTGACTCTCACCATGGCAACCTAAAGGCTACCGACGATCCCTATGTCATTTCACGTGGAGTCAACCACCGCCTACACAAGCAAGTTCAGGAGGAGAACAACAACCGACAAGACTTGATCAGTGTGCAGAACTCATTTGCGCAATTTGAAGCGCACATTATCCAAACAATCCAACAAGGAATGACTCAGTTCCAGACAATCATGAACACCCAGGCCGAACAGATTAAAGCTGCCTACACAGATATGGTGGGCACCGCTCAACGCATCCCCGTAGACTTTGAGTGGAACGGCTTCATCCAGCGCAACAACAACATCCTCATCGACCCTTCGGCTCCAGCACGCAATGCAGCAGACATTAGCTTCCCCAATCAAGCCCACCGTGCCACGCAGCCACTCATTTCCGGTTCGCTCGAGAAGAGGGGCAAGATCATGCGCTCATACGACACAAACTACTATGTCATCACGCCGGCAAAGTTCCTGCACGAGTACAAGACTGACGACGACGTGGCTAAGGACCCAGTCCCGGAAATGTCCTTGTATCTCCCCGACTGTATCATCGGCGCTGTCAATGGCCAGAAGTTCAATGTCAAGGGCAAGGATGTGTCCAAGGGCAAGATTGGCGGTGCCTTTTCCATGACACATGAATTTGCTTTCAAGGCGCACACACCGCAGGCCGCAGCTCAGTGGTACGAGGTTATTAAACAGGCTGCTGGCACTGTTACCGCTGAGGTGCCTGATGCTAGTACGCCAGCTAGCCCTGTGACTGATGATCACGTCGCTGGTGGTGCAGCACAGCCTGCTCCTCTTCAGACACAGGGTCTGGAGAAGACTGGCACCAACACGACTCAGCCGGGATCCGCAGTACCCGGTAGTGCCACGGCTGCACCCACCAGCGCCGTGCCAGGCGAGCCAGGCAAATACTAGCGGGAATAGTCCCTCGGCTTCTTCCCCCGCTGCGAAAAGACTCAACGTGCAAGGTTGAAACGTTGGACACGTGATTGCGTATACATACCCCCTTTTGCTTGATACACGTAGATTGTTTGTTTGCTATACCCTAATAAACACTTTATTTCTTGAAAATCTTCAATCCCACATCTGTCTTACATTGAGATTCACCCGTTTATTCGCCATCCACCCTTTCCACGCCTCGTATTCTGCTTTTCCATGTCCATCCGTGCTTCCACTAGGCCAGTTTGCCAGATACGCCGGACACGTCCCTGCTACTATCTGGGGTACACCATGCCACGCAAACCGCGACGTGCCACTCATGTACAATGCACTTCCCGACCTGAGTCTGAGTGTTAGTACCTTCTCCCCCTCCTCCCCACCATCCTCCCCCTTCTCTTTACCCGCACCAACAACAAAAACAGCATCACACCCCAAACTCACACTCACCAACCCCCTCCCACTGTCCTCGGCAACATCCCGATGCAAACTCAACGTATCCCTCGGAGAATACAAATTCACAATCGCCGCCTCTGCACGCGTTTGCGGGAAAACAGCTTCTAACAAGGCTTTTATATCGGTGGGGAAAGGAGGGGGTGGCGGTGTGGTTGGGTAGCGTTTTAGGGTCCAGTTGTATTGGCCGCCGAGGGTGGTCCAGCGGAGTTTGCGGGTTAGGAGGGGGAGATGGGGAGGGGGTGTGGATGGTGGGGTTTAGGGGGAGGCGATGGGGGGGGGAGGTTGGGGAAGGGTGAAGaatgaggatgaggatggGGGGTAGGTTAGGTTGTAGTGCGTGTGGATGTTTGTTAGGTGGGCTGGGTTGGAGAGGTcgcggtggaggaggcggGATAGGAGGATGGATTGAATTTCTGGGGGGAGGAGCGTGGGGAGGATGTGTAGGCCTGTTGGTAGGTTAGGTGTGGTTTAGGAGATGGGGGATGCTGGGAGATGATGTGGATATGGATAGAAATGAAGGTGGTGGAAATGAAATGGAGTACTGCAATCTGAAGTAATTTATCAGGGGTGATAGGTGAGTTGGAGATAAGAATAAGGCAGTAAAAAAAGTTATGTGCAGTTTGAAGTATACTCAGATAAAACTACTGACCAATTCATCTAATTGACAGGGATAGGTTGAAATGGAACCGTATGCAATCCCATGACAGCGCAGAAAACGCAAACATTACAAGCACAAAGAGACTTTCCTACCTGGCATGTCCTCGTGCTCGTAGACTGGTATCGATGACGGCAAGTCTAGCTCTTGCGCCACCACGTCTTGACCGGCGAAGGCGCGGAAAGTAGCGGTCAGTTGCTCGGCCGCGTGCTGCTCAACAACGTGTACATTGCTGTTGGATGACGCAGTTGCATAATCTGTAATGTCGATAATCTCCGTGTCTTGATTGAGTTGTTCAAGTCCCATCTTTTGGTACTTTTTGTAGACATTGCGGATGCCGTCCGGAGGCCGCTCATGAGGATCGAGGTGGTGCATCCCGAACCACCACACTTGGTATTATAACCGTGCAGATGGTGATAGCAGGATATGTTTTTCAAGCAACCGTCGCCCCGCGGCGGGAAAGGTAAAGGCAGTTGGGGGACATGCAGCAGGAGCGTGACTAAGCTCGCGTTTTTTGGCGCCAACAGGGCCCTGCCTGGCGCGTTTCCGCAAGCGTCGGTCGAGGTGTTTACCCTATCTGAATTTCTAGGCACAACACCAACGCCGCTTTCTCCTTGAACTACTGCACACCTTCTTCACACTGCACTCTGCGAGGACAGGTGTATAAAAGGAAGAATCTCAGTGCATCTGTAAACCCAGCCGACTCGATCTCGCTGCAAAACAGCACAAGTTTAATCACCCCAGCTAAACACGCTTGACCGCTTATCGTCTTGAGCATCCGCAGTCACAATGGAGAACTACCAGAAGTTGGAAAAGGTCGGAGAAGGTAAGAGGCTTTCGTTTTGGTACTGCAGCATCATGACATGCTTACTAACCTAAACAGGAACTTACGGAGTTGTCTACAAGGCCCGAGACCTGACGACCAAAGACCAGCGCATTGTCGCATTGAAGAAGATCCGCCTGGAAGCCGAAGATGAGGGCGTGCCGTCGACTGCCATTCGCGAAATCTCGCTGCTCAAGGAAATGAACGACCCGAACATTGTCCGCCTCCTCAATATTGTACACGCCGACGGACACAAGCTGTACCTCGTCTTCGAATTCCTCGATTTGGATCTGAAGAAATACATGGAGGCGCTGCCCGTCAGTCAGGGTGGACGAGGCAAGGCGTTGCCAGAGGGCTCTGGTTTGGCTGGTCAGAATCTGGTCATGGACGACAAGATGGTGAAGAAGTTCATGATGCAGTTGTGCCAGGGTGTCAGGTACTGCCACGCTCACCGCGTGCTGCATCGCGATCTTAAGCCTCAGAATCTGTTGATCGACAAGGACTGCAATTTGAAGTTGGCGGATTTCGGTCTGGCGCGCGCCTTTGGTGTCCCGCTCAGAACATACACGCACGAGGTATGACGATTTGCACAAAACTGGAGGTTCTGTCTAACATTTACAGGTTGTTACGCTGTGGTACCGCTCTCCAGAGATTCTGCTCGGTGGCCGTCAATACTCTACTGGTGTCGACATGTGGTCTGTAGGCTGCATTTTCGCCGAGATGTGCACGCGCAAGCCTCTCTTCCCCGGCGACTCTGAAATTGACGAAATTTTCAAGATCTTCCGGTATGTTGAGCCTCATCATGCACATACATGACACTGACACTCGCCAGTATCCTCGGTACGCCCAATGAGCAGGACTGGCCTGGTGTCACATCTTTCCCCGACTTCAAGCCGTCCTTCCCCAAGTGGGGTCGGACGGATGTCGCAAACATTGTCACAAACCTCGATGAGGTCGGTCTCGATCTGCTCGATCTGCTCCTTGTATATGACCCTGCTGGCCGCATTTCGGCAAAACAGACCGTCGTACACCCTTACTTTGGTGGAATGAACGGTGACACGCGTCACGAATACAGCAACGGCTATCACTAAATGTCCCTGGAGGACACTACGAATGTTATGGATTGAGTGAATGTGTAGGTTCTGCGAAGTTCACTAGATATTAGTGACAGCATTCCCTTTTGTTCTGGATACAAGGACAGACATAGTCAAGGTCTAGGGCTGTACCTCAACGGACAGCAAGTGGCGTTCCGGTCGGGCAATGTTAGCACTTGCATGCATCATATTTTGTAATGCAGCCAACTAAGTGTCTCCCAATATTTTCTGACGATCTGACTCGTAATGTCATCCGTGTTCCAGGGCCGTCATGACGTAGCGTGTCTGCCCCACTTCAGCCCTACGAAGCACACGCTGGATGCAGGAACGCGTCCACGTACCAGGTTGACTTGTAGACTTTGCCCACCATATGCTGTAAGCATGACTTCGTCCGCACCAAAACTCCTCCCCCCTACTACCGGACCCCGTTTGATTGTTTATCACCAGACTTTCCACGACTCAGATGGCAACTACCACTCGTTACTGCCTCTGCTTACCAACAACACGGGCATCACGCATGTCATCGTCGCGGCGATACATTTGAATGATGGTCCGGGGAATATCACGTTGAACGATCACCGTCCAGATGATGCGAGATACACACAGCTATGGGGGGAGGTGGAGTGGTTACAGGGGAGCGGGGTCAAGGTATTGGGCATGCTAGGAGGGGCAGCCAAAGGCAGTTTCGAGAG belongs to Pyrenophora tritici-repentis strain M4 chromosome 10, whole genome shotgun sequence and includes:
- a CDS encoding SPS1, Serine-threonine protein kinase, with the protein product MENYQKLEKVGEGTYGVVYKARDLTTKDQRIVALKKIRLEAEDEGVPSTAIREISLLKEMNDPNIVRLLNIVHADGHKLYLVFEFLDLDLKKYMEALPVSQGGRGKALPEGSGLAGQNLVMDDKMVKKFMMQLCQGVRYCHAHRVLHRDLKPQNLLIDKDCNLKLADFGLARAFGVPLRTYTHEVVTLWYRSPEILLGGRQYSTGVDMWSVGCIFAEMCTRKPLFPGDSEIDEIFKIFRILGTPNEQDWPGVTSFPDFKPSFPKWGRTDVANIVTNLDEVGLDLLDLLLVYDPAGRISAKQTVVHPYFGGMNGDTRHEYSNGYH
- a CDS encoding PH domain containing protein, whose product is MASPTTEMPSRSTTNRSDDDAVPGEDTSEVTKLFAERLQAWKHAVAYLEDYVTATEKTNHAHGKEYERVLKTVKDPLKEGHHFDQSLGGIAGMFENMRSNTQGLSNQHYETAKQLKGTILPIFDRLHTEIKNKSKELTKGAGKGSKAVDKARQQTQKHIELLGQYTATFDSHHGNLKATDDPYVISRGVNHRLHKQVQEENNNRQDLISVQNSFAQFEAHIIQTIQQGMTQFQTIMNTQAEQIKAAYTDMVGTAQRIPVDFEWNGFIQRNNNILIDPSAPARNAADISFPNQAHRATQPLISGSLEKRGKIMRSYDTNYYVITPAKFLHEYKTDDDVAKDPVPEMSLYLPDCIIGAVNGQKFNVKGKDVSKGKIGGAFSMTHEFAFKAHTPQAAAQWYEVIKQAAGTVTAEVPDASTPASPVTDDHVAGGAAQPAPLQTQGLEKTGTNTTQPGSAVPGSATAAPTSAVPGEPGKY